A portion of the Saimiri boliviensis isolate mSaiBol1 chromosome 1, mSaiBol1.pri, whole genome shotgun sequence genome contains these proteins:
- the FAM136A gene encoding protein FAM136A translates to MWAPARRGAGQCGVAMAELQQLRVQEAVDSMVKSLEKENIRKMQGLMFRCSASCCEDSQASMQQVHQCIERCHAPLAQAQALVTSELEKFQDRLARCTMHCNDKAKDSIDAGSKELQVKQQLDGCVTKCVDDHMHLIPTMTKKMKEALLSMGK, encoded by the exons ATGTGGGCGCCGGCGCGGCGCGGCGCGGGGCAGTGCGGGGTCGCCATGGCGGAGCTGCAGCAGCTGCGGGTGCAGGAGGCGGTGGACTCCATGGTGAAGAGTCTGGAGAAAGAGAACATCCGGAAGATGCAG GGTCTCATGTTCCGGTGCAGCGCCAGCTGTTGTGAGGACAGCCAGGCCTCCATGCAGCAGGTGCACCAGTGCATCGAGCGCTGCCATGCGCCTCTGGCTCAAGCCCAGGCTTTAGTCACCAGTGAGTTGGAGAAGTTCCAG GACCGCCTGGCTCGGTGCACCATGCATTGCAATGACAAAGCCAAAGATTCAATAGATGCTGGGAGTAAGGAGCTTCAGGTGAAGCAGCAGCTGGACGGTTGTGTGACCAAGTGTGTGGATGACCACATGCACCTTATCCCAACTATGACCAAGAAGATGAAGGAGGCTCTCTTATCCATGGGAAAATAA
- the SNRPG gene encoding small nuclear ribonucleoprotein G isoform X1 → MSKAHPPELKKFMDKKLSLKLNGGRHVQGILRGFDPFMNLVIDECVEMATSGQQNNIGMVMCMCWLGTVAHTCNPSAWRG, encoded by the exons ATGAGCAAAGCTCACCCTCCCGAGTTGAAAAA ATTTATGGACAAGAAGTTATCAT TGAAATTAAATGGTGGCAGACATGTCCAAGGAATATTGCGGGGATTTGATCCCTTTATGAATCTTGTGATAGATGAATGTGTGGAGATGGCGACTAGCGGACAACAGAACAATATTGGAATGGTG ATGTGTATGtgttggctaggcacagtggctcacacctgtaatcccagtgcttggagaggctga
- the SNRPG gene encoding small nuclear ribonucleoprotein G isoform X3 yields MKLNGGRHVQGILRGFDPFMNLVIDECVEMATSGQQNNIGMVVIRGNSIIMLEALERV; encoded by the exons A TGAAATTAAATGGTGGCAGACATGTCCAAGGAATATTGCGGGGATTTGATCCCTTTATGAATCTTGTGATAGATGAATGTGTGGAGATGGCGACTAGCGGACAACAGAACAATATTGGAATGGTG gtAATACGAGGAAATAGTATCATCATGTTAGAAGCCTTGGAACGAGTATAA
- the SNRPG gene encoding small nuclear ribonucleoprotein G isoform X2, whose product MSKAHPPELKKFMDKKLSLKLNGGRHVQGILRGFDPFMNLVIDECVEMATSGQQNNIGMVVIRGNSIIMLEALERV is encoded by the exons ATGAGCAAAGCTCACCCTCCCGAGTTGAAAAA ATTTATGGACAAGAAGTTATCAT TGAAATTAAATGGTGGCAGACATGTCCAAGGAATATTGCGGGGATTTGATCCCTTTATGAATCTTGTGATAGATGAATGTGTGGAGATGGCGACTAGCGGACAACAGAACAATATTGGAATGGTG gtAATACGAGGAAATAGTATCATCATGTTAGAAGCCTTGGAACGAGTATAA